From a region of the Corallococcus coralloides DSM 2259 genome:
- the alaS gene encoding alanine--tRNA ligase gives MPSALTASQIREAFLQFFEERAHRRVASSSLVPVGDQTLLFTNAGMVQFKDVFTGREQRDYRRATTSQKCVRAGGKHNDLDNVGYTARHHTFFEMLGNFSFGDYFKADAISFAWEFVTKRLGLSTDRLAVTVFNGENNIPWDEEAFELWAKQGVSRDRILKLGYKDNFWAMGDTGPCGPCSEIHYHQGDDIPCVEEAAGRKCQGVACDCDRWLEIWNLVFMQFERKEKDAPLIPLPKPSIDTGAGLERIASVVQGKRSNYDTDLFQGILATVSQLCGKPYTQETGASQRVVADHARATAFLVADGVQPSNVARGYVLRRIMRRAIRHGDQQLGIKEPFFFKVVDRVIELMGDAFPELRDGRTFILEVAKHEEEGFRRTLDRGLKLMDEELAKLQASGGKMISGDVVYLLHGTYGFPWDLTQIIARERGYDVDLEGFKKLQEEEAAKQDFHGEKKSTTDIFQDVLARTAPTQFLGYDGEGHEGEGSVLALVQDGVEVPQVSAGATVDVVLDRTPFYGESGGQLGDTGRIVAHGGKTVVQVKDAQRPVQGLIVHSVEVKEGTLKVGDMVQTSVDVERRKSIRANHSATHLLHKALKRVLGEHVKQAGSVVAPDFLRFDFSHFSPATQEQLEQVEDLVNTWVRDNADAQTRVMNIDDAKKSGAVAMFGEKYGETVRVVTVHPESTELCGGTHVKRSGDIGLFKVTSESGVASGVRRIVAVTGVGALQFVREQEHELKKVAALLRTNPKEVAVRVEATQKRVKELERKVEEVSVKAQSASQKDLLDQAREVNGMKVLATRVDPADDKVFRGMADQLRDRIGSGVIAIGGEKDGRAVILVAATKDVVAKGISAGNLVREMAKEVGGKGGGKPDMAQAGGPDADKLPVALEKLFELVKGASPA, from the coding sequence ATGCCTTCCGCCCTCACCGCCTCCCAGATCCGCGAGGCGTTCCTCCAGTTCTTCGAGGAGCGCGCCCACCGCCGTGTGGCCTCCTCTTCGCTGGTGCCCGTTGGCGACCAGACCCTGCTGTTCACCAACGCCGGCATGGTCCAGTTCAAGGACGTCTTCACCGGCCGCGAGCAGCGTGACTACCGCCGCGCCACCACCTCCCAGAAGTGCGTGCGCGCCGGCGGCAAGCACAACGACCTCGACAACGTGGGCTACACCGCGCGCCACCACACGTTCTTCGAGATGCTCGGCAACTTCTCCTTCGGCGACTACTTCAAGGCCGACGCCATCTCCTTCGCCTGGGAGTTCGTGACGAAGCGCCTGGGCCTGTCCACCGACCGGCTCGCCGTCACCGTGTTCAACGGCGAGAACAACATCCCCTGGGACGAAGAGGCCTTCGAGCTGTGGGCGAAGCAGGGCGTGTCTCGCGACCGCATCCTGAAGCTCGGCTACAAGGACAACTTCTGGGCCATGGGCGACACCGGTCCGTGCGGCCCCTGCTCCGAGATCCACTACCACCAGGGCGACGACATCCCCTGCGTGGAAGAGGCTGCGGGCAGGAAGTGCCAGGGCGTCGCGTGTGATTGCGACCGGTGGCTCGAAATCTGGAACCTCGTGTTCATGCAGTTCGAGCGCAAGGAGAAGGACGCGCCCCTCATCCCGCTACCCAAGCCGTCCATCGACACCGGCGCCGGCCTGGAGCGCATCGCGTCCGTCGTCCAGGGCAAGCGCTCCAACTACGACACCGACCTCTTCCAGGGCATCCTCGCCACCGTCAGCCAGCTGTGCGGCAAGCCCTACACCCAGGAGACCGGCGCGTCCCAGCGCGTCGTCGCTGACCACGCCCGCGCCACCGCGTTCCTCGTGGCCGACGGCGTCCAGCCCTCCAACGTGGCGCGCGGCTACGTCCTGCGCCGCATCATGCGCCGGGCCATCCGCCACGGTGATCAGCAGCTGGGCATCAAGGAACCCTTCTTCTTCAAGGTCGTGGACCGCGTCATCGAGCTCATGGGCGACGCGTTCCCCGAGCTGCGCGACGGCCGCACCTTCATCCTCGAAGTCGCCAAGCACGAGGAAGAGGGCTTCCGCCGCACGCTCGACCGCGGCCTCAAGCTGATGGACGAGGAGCTGGCCAAGCTCCAGGCCTCCGGCGGCAAGATGATCTCCGGCGACGTCGTCTACCTGCTGCACGGCACCTACGGCTTCCCTTGGGACCTCACGCAGATCATCGCGCGTGAGCGCGGCTACGACGTGGACCTGGAGGGCTTCAAAAAGCTCCAGGAAGAGGAGGCCGCGAAGCAGGACTTCCACGGCGAGAAGAAGTCCACCACGGATATCTTCCAGGACGTCCTCGCGCGCACCGCGCCCACCCAGTTCCTGGGCTACGACGGCGAGGGCCACGAGGGCGAAGGCAGCGTCCTCGCGCTCGTGCAGGACGGCGTGGAGGTGCCGCAGGTCTCCGCGGGCGCCACGGTGGACGTCGTGCTGGACCGCACGCCCTTCTACGGCGAGTCCGGCGGCCAGCTGGGCGACACGGGCCGCATCGTCGCGCACGGCGGCAAGACCGTGGTGCAGGTGAAGGACGCACAGCGCCCGGTGCAGGGCCTCATCGTCCACAGCGTGGAGGTGAAGGAAGGCACGCTGAAGGTCGGCGACATGGTGCAGACGTCCGTGGACGTGGAGCGCCGCAAGTCCATCCGCGCGAACCACTCCGCCACGCACCTGCTGCACAAGGCGCTCAAGCGCGTGCTCGGCGAGCACGTGAAGCAGGCGGGCTCCGTCGTCGCGCCGGACTTCCTGCGCTTCGACTTCTCGCACTTCTCCCCCGCCACCCAGGAGCAGCTGGAGCAGGTGGAGGACCTGGTCAACACCTGGGTCCGCGACAACGCGGATGCACAGACGCGCGTCATGAACATCGACGACGCGAAGAAATCCGGCGCCGTGGCCATGTTCGGTGAGAAGTACGGCGAGACCGTGCGCGTCGTCACCGTGCACCCGGAGTCCACGGAGCTCTGCGGCGGCACGCACGTGAAGCGCAGCGGCGACATCGGCCTGTTCAAGGTGACGAGCGAGAGCGGCGTCGCCTCCGGCGTGCGGCGCATCGTGGCCGTGACGGGCGTGGGCGCGCTCCAGTTCGTGCGCGAGCAGGAGCACGAGCTCAAGAAGGTCGCGGCGCTGCTGCGCACGAACCCCAAGGAGGTCGCGGTCCGCGTCGAGGCCACCCAGAAGCGCGTGAAGGAGCTGGAGCGCAAGGTGGAGGAGGTCTCGGTGAAGGCGCAGTCGGCCTCGCAGAAGGACCTCCTGGACCAGGCGCGCGAGGTCAACGGCATGAAGGTGCTGGCCACGCGCGTGGACCCCGCGGACGACAAGGTGTTCCGCGGCATGGCGGATCAGCTGCGCGACCGCATCGGCTCCGGCGTCATCGCCATTGGCGGTGAGAAGGACGGCCGCGCCGTCATCCTGGTGGCGGCCACGAAGGACGTCGTCGCCAAGGGCATCAGCGCGGGCAACCTGGTGCGCGAGATGGCCAAGGAAGTGGGCGGCAAGGGCGGCGGCAAGCCGGACATGGCGCAGGCCGGTGGCCCGGACGCGGACAAGCTGCCCGTGGCGCTCGAGAAGCTCTTCGAGCTGGTGAAGGGCGCGAGCCCGGCGTGA